In a genomic window of Patescibacteria group bacterium:
- the rpsB gene encoding 30S ribosomal protein S2 → MKTVSILDLLKSGAHFGHKTSKRYPKMDKYIFGIKGGVHVIDLEKTITALESASNFAKKISANGGKILFVGTKRQAKSIIKESAEKCNMPYIVSRWLGGTFTNFENINRLPKKMKQLEEDTEAGTYSNHTKKEKLMVSREIVKLKEIAEGMRNMEKLPDAIFAIDIKDEDTAIQEAIKKGIPVIAIVDTNVNPELVDYPIPANDDSVNTIQLVTDIITEAIIEGSKSK, encoded by the coding sequence ATGAAAACAGTATCAATACTAGATTTGTTAAAAAGTGGAGCACATTTTGGACACAAAACATCAAAAAGATACCCTAAAATGGATAAATATATTTTTGGTATAAAAGGTGGTGTTCATGTTATAGATTTGGAAAAAACTATTACAGCATTAGAATCAGCTAGCAATTTTGCAAAAAAAATATCTGCAAATGGTGGAAAAATACTTTTTGTAGGTACAAAAAGACAAGCCAAATCAATAATCAAAGAATCCGCAGAAAAATGTAATATGCCATATATTGTTTCAAGATGGCTTGGTGGTACATTTACAAATTTTGAAAACATAAATAGACTTCCAAAGAAAATGAAGCAATTAGAAGAGGACACCGAAGCAGGAACATATAGTAATCATACAAAAAAAGAAAAGTTAATGGTAAGCAGAGAAATTGTAAAATTAAAAGAAATAGCTGAAGGTATGAGAAATATGGAAAAATTACCAGATGCTATATTTGCAATAGATATAAAAGATGAAGATACTGCTATACAAGAAGCTATAAAAAAAGGAATTCCAGTTATTGCAATAGTTGATACAAACGTAAATCCAGAGTTAGTGGATTATCCAATACCAGCAAATGATGATTCTGTAAATACAATACAGCTTGTAACTGATATTATTACAGAGGCAATTATTGAAGGAAGTAAATCAAAATAA